From one Rosa rugosa chromosome 4, drRosRugo1.1, whole genome shotgun sequence genomic stretch:
- the LOC133743902 gene encoding abscisic acid receptor PYR1 translates to MEKAAAAEGSMAAERDPERSQHHLTVPSGLTQSEFEELKPCVAEFHTYRVGPGYCSSLLAQRVHAPLETVWSVVRRFDRPQTYKHFIRSCTVREGIVMSVGCTREVNVISGLPAATSTERLDLLDDDRHVTGFSITGGEHRLRNYRSVTTVHGFERDGRICTVVLESYVVDVPEGNSEEETRLFADTVVRLNLQKLASVTEAMARDGDANFQV, encoded by the coding sequence ATGGAgaaagcagcagcagcagaggGATCCATGGCGGCCGAGCGCGACCCGGAGAGGTCGCAGCACCACCTCACAGTCCCCTCCGGGTTGACTCAGTCCGAGTTCGAGGAGTTGAAGCCCTGCGTGGCCGAGTTCCACACGTACCGGGTAGGCCCGGGGTATTGCTCCTCCCTACTGGCGCAGCGAGTCCACGCGCCGCTGGAGACGGTGTGGAGTGTGGTGCGGCGGTTCGACCGGCCGCAGACGTACAAGCACTTCATCCGGAGCTGCACGGTCAGAGAAGGGATTGTAATGAGCGTGGGATGCACGAGGGAGGTGAATGTAATTTCGGGGCTACCGGCGGCGACGAGCACGGAGAGGCTGGACTTGCTGGACGATGACCGACACGTCACCGGGTTCAGTATTACAGGGGGAGAGCACCGGCTGAGGAATTACCGGTCGGTGACCACCGTGCATGGGTTCGAGCGCGACGGGAGGATCTGCACGGTCGTTTTGGAATCGTATGTGGTGGATGTGCCGGAGGGGAATAGCGAGGAGGAAACGCGGCTGTTCGCCGATACGGTGGTCAGGTTGAATCTGCAGAAGCTGGCGTCGGTCACGGAAGCCATGGCCCGTGACGGTGACGCTAATTTCCAGGTCTGA
- the LOC133743478 gene encoding mitochondrial carnitine/acylcarnitine carrier-like protein, whose product MADVAKDLASGTVGGVAQLVVGHPFDTIKVKLQSQPAPVPGQPPKFSGAMDAVRQTLAAEGPRGLYKGMGAPLATVAVFNAVLFTVRGQMETLLRSEPGVPLTVGQQIVAGAGAGVAVSFLACPTELIKCRLQAQSAMGDTGAVAVAVKYGGPMDVAKQVLRSEGGARGLFKGLVPTMAREIPGNAAMFGVYEAIKQFLAGGQDTSGLGRGSLMAAGGLAGAAFWGAVYPTDVVKSVIQVDDYKNPKFSGSIDAFRKILASEGAAGLYKGFGPAMSRSVPANAACFLAYEVTRSSLG is encoded by the exons ATGGCGGATGTAGCCAAAGATCTAGCGTCTGGGACTGTTGGTGGGGTAGCGCAGTTAGTAGTCGGGCATCCATTTGATACCATCAAGGTTAAACTCCAAAGCCAGCCTGCTCCAGTCCCTGGACAACCTCCTAAGTTCTCAGGTGCTATGGATGCTGTCAGGCAGACATTAGCTGCTGAAGGCCCAAGGGGTCTCTACAAAGGCATGGGAGCTCCACTTGCCACTGTTGCAGTCTTCAATGCTGTCCTCTTCACAGTGAGAGGGCAAATGGAGACTCTTTTGAGATCTGAACCTGGTGTGCCCCTTACAGTTGGCCAACAGATTGTTGCTGGGGCTGGGGCTGGAGTAGCCGTGTCCTTCCTAGCATGCCCCACTGAGTTGATCAAGTGCAG ATTGCAAGCGCAGAGTGCAATGGGGGATACTGGTGCTGTTGCTGTTGCAGTGAAGTATGGAGGGCCAATGGATGTGGCAAAGCAAGTACTTAGATCAGAAGGGGGTGCAAGGGGTCTCTTCAAGGGCTTGGTTCCCACAATGGCACGTGAAATACCTGGAAATGCTGCAATGTTTGGGGTCTATGAAGCAATCAAGCAGTTTCTTGCTGGAGGTCAGGATACTTCTGGGCTGGGAAGAGGCTCTTTAATGGCGGCTGGAGGTTTGGCTGGAGCAGCCTTCTGGGGCGCTGTGTACCCTACTGATGTTGTCAAGAGTGTAATTCAGGTAGATGATTACAAAAATCCCAAATTTTCTGGTTCAATTGATGCATTTAGAAAGATCCTGGCCTCAGAAGGAGCCGCAGGCCTCTATAAGGGATTTGGACCAGCTATGTCAAGAAGTGTTCCAGCTAATGCAGCATGTTTCTTGGCATATGAGGTCACAAGGTCAAGTTTGGGATGA
- the LOC133707239 gene encoding uncharacterized protein LOC133707239, producing MNDKAQSDHSSSKSLVSRLDHLDFLMKYLERKQNSAKLESNNGSSTTGGELKKKQCMPVDLALKETYFKGSLMDRVAALENRLFQLCLEKESSSSSSTSTQASSGETYWSHGLKGESSCSLPTFTPNIPFHAHNKRLSQVHATRLEIQEQPDRVNNPKQNKKPSSSPAQQKHRKKKTTRANKDEKSLKTEKKRIPPISWPHLKILGC from the exons ATGAATGATAAGGCACAATCGGATCATAGTTCATCCAAGTCTTTGGTTTCTAGGTTGGATCATCTGGATTTCCTT ATGAAgtatttggaaagaaaacaaaattcggCGAAATTGGAGAGTAACAATGGTTCTAGTACTACTGGAGgagaactgaagaagaagcaATGCATGCCAGTGGATCTGGCATTGAAGGAGACTTACTTCAAAGGCTCACTCATGGATCGAGTGGCAGCTCTTGAAAATAGGCTTTTTCAG CTGTGCTTAGAGAAGGAATCAAGCAGCTCATCTAGCACTTCTACACAGGCATCATCTGGTGAAACCTACTGGAGCCACGGATTGAAGGGCGAATCATCTTGCTCGCTCCCAACTTTCACTCCCAATATTCCCTTTCATGCTCACAATAAACGACTCTCCCAAGTCCATGCCACTAGGCTTGAAATTCAG GAACAACCCGATAGAGTGAATAACCCAAAGCAGAATAAGAAGCCTTCAAGTTCTCCTGCTCAACAGAAAcataggaagaagaagacaactAGGGCCAATAAGGATGAAAAATCTCTCAAAACTGAGAAGAAGAGAATCCCTCCCATTAGTTGGCCACACCTAAAAATATTGGGCTGCTag